From a region of the Rhodococcus sp. 4CII genome:
- a CDS encoding class I adenylate-forming enzyme family protein, with amino-acid sequence MNFASLPDLRAESDPHGPAISDASQSLTNAQLLTRVRAAAHHLRGLGIGPGDVVALRLTNRAEFVVLLFATWRLGATITPVNPALTDAEVARQLGDAGARLLVTEADATPITGLATLAVGTLPDGPVESEPAPTTDPSALALLIYTSGTTGVPKGVMLDHANIDAMAEMGVHALGVGPADRCLLILPLFHVNGIVVSVLTPLLAGASVVIAGRFDPRTFFHLVETERPTYFSAVPTIYNILAALPGDVRPDTSSLRFGVCGAAPAPPELLTRFEARYGFPLVEGYGLSEGTCATTLNPVTGPRRPGTVGIAFPGQEIRIVDENGDEMDAGVDGEVVVRGPNIMRGYLGRPDETARTVVDGWLHTGDVGHLDADGYLTLVGRSKDLIIRGGENIYPKEIEDVLAGDPDVLEAAVIGVPDDKWGEVVIAYVQPRPGRAVDPTALTARCAHHLSHYKRPTSIVVVDAIAKNAVGKIDKTTLRATHVADQAVP; translated from the coding sequence ATGAACTTCGCATCGCTGCCCGACCTGCGCGCCGAGTCCGATCCGCACGGCCCCGCGATCTCCGACGCCTCACAGTCACTCACCAATGCTCAACTGCTCACCCGGGTTCGCGCGGCCGCGCACCACCTCCGGGGCCTCGGAATCGGGCCCGGCGACGTCGTGGCCCTGCGACTGACGAACCGCGCCGAGTTCGTGGTGCTGCTGTTCGCCACCTGGCGACTCGGCGCCACCATCACCCCGGTCAACCCGGCCCTGACCGACGCCGAGGTCGCCCGGCAACTCGGCGACGCCGGCGCACGCCTGCTGGTCACCGAGGCCGACGCGACCCCGATCACCGGCCTCGCCACACTCGCCGTCGGCACACTGCCCGACGGTCCGGTGGAATCCGAGCCCGCACCGACCACGGACCCGTCCGCACTGGCCCTGCTGATCTACACCAGCGGCACCACCGGGGTACCGAAAGGCGTCATGCTCGACCACGCCAACATCGACGCCATGGCAGAGATGGGAGTCCACGCACTGGGGGTGGGACCGGCCGACCGATGCCTGCTGATCCTGCCGCTCTTCCACGTCAACGGCATCGTCGTCAGCGTCCTCACCCCGCTACTCGCCGGCGCCAGCGTCGTCATCGCCGGTCGCTTCGACCCCCGCACCTTCTTCCACCTCGTCGAAACCGAGCGACCCACCTACTTCAGCGCGGTCCCAACCATCTACAACATCCTCGCCGCCCTCCCCGGCGACGTCCGCCCCGACACATCGTCCCTGCGATTCGGGGTCTGCGGCGCCGCCCCCGCCCCGCCCGAGCTGCTGACCCGGTTCGAGGCCCGCTACGGATTCCCCCTCGTCGAGGGATACGGACTCTCCGAAGGAACCTGCGCCACCACCCTCAACCCCGTCACCGGCCCGCGGCGCCCCGGCACCGTGGGCATTGCCTTCCCGGGTCAGGAGATACGGATCGTCGACGAGAACGGCGACGAGATGGACGCCGGTGTGGACGGTGAGGTCGTGGTGCGCGGCCCCAACATCATGCGCGGCTACCTCGGCCGCCCGGACGAGACCGCCCGCACCGTCGTCGACGGCTGGCTGCACACCGGCGACGTCGGCCACCTCGACGCGGACGGCTACCTGACCCTGGTCGGACGATCGAAAGACCTGATCATCCGCGGCGGCGAGAACATCTATCCCAAGGAGATCGAGGACGTCCTCGCCGGCGACCCGGATGTCCTCGAGGCCGCCGTAATCGGCGTCCCCGACGACAAATGGGGCGAGGTCGTCATCGCCTACGTCCAACCCCGACCCGGCAGGGCCGTGGATCCCACCGCGCTCACCGCACGGTGCGCGCACCACCTCAGCCACTACAAACGCCCGACCTCGATCGTCGTGGTCGACGCCATCGCCAAGAACGCCGTCGGCAAGATCGACAAGACCACGCTGCGCGCCACCCACGTCGCGGACCAGGCAGTGCCGTAG